The following is a genomic window from Nitrosomonas communis.
GGTCGATCTGTCTTAATTGGTAAAAACGAACAATAAAACAAATGGAAAACACAGAACACAACAACGAACTGGCCGTTTTAACGCCAACCGGCGTGCTGGTAACGGCAGGCGGAGAAATGATTGCCATTACCCCCATCAAGGTAAAAGAGCTGAATGCCTTTCTTACCGCGATTCAGCCCGTGCTTGGCGATCTGATTAAGCAAGAGATCGATATCATGGCCCTGGTGCTCAAGTCGCCGGAAGCTGTGATCAAGGCAACCGCCATCGGCTGCAGAAAATCAGTCGAGTGGATCAATGAACTGAACATTGACGAACTGGCCAAGCTGGCATTGGCAGTCATCGAGGTAAACACTGATTTTTTCGTGCAGAAGGTTCTGCCAGCCGTGCAAACCGGCATGCAGAATCTGGCCGCGAAACTGGATGGGCAGAACTTGACCTCCTCTTTAGGCAAGCAGGAGCCGGTTCAGTTCTAGACATGACGCTGGCCCAAGTCAGGATTTACTCGAAAGCAATCCAGCAAATGGAAGCTGACCGCCTCAAAGCACAGGCCATCGCAGTACGTGCAGCGCTAGCCGATGAGAAAAGCTTTAAAAAATGGTTTAACTCGTTTTAGCCATGGCGAACAAAGAACTCAAAATCAGGATCAGCGCCAGTGACCATGCCTCGGCTGTCATTGGCAAGATCCGTGATGAATTCGACCGGCTGTCCAATTCGAACGTCGGCAAGAAGATCAAAGGAGACCTGAATGGTCTATCAACCAGTATTGATAGTTTTCGCTCAAGATTTTCTGGTTTACTCGGTGGGCTCAGCGCGGCTATTTCCATCCCGGTCTTTACGCAACTGGCTGAGTCCTACAAAGAAATCAACGCGCAGCTTAAGATCGCTGCTGAGAGTCAGGATGATTTCAACCAGTCGCAACGGGAAACAAAAGCTATTGCGCTGGAAACCGGTCAATCGCTTGAGTCGATCGCCGGGCTATACACCAAGTTAAGAATCAATGCAGGGCTAGCTTCGGAAGAGTCCGCCAAACTGACCAATATTATCGCCAAGGTAACACAGATCGGGTCCAAGGGGCCGGGTGTTGATGCTGCCATCTTCCAATTACAGCAAGGGCTGGCATCTGGTACTTTACGTGGAGAAGAGCTTAACTCCGTGATGGAGCAAACCCCTATGCTTGCCAAATCGATTGCGGACGGTCTTGGTATCAATATCGCCCAGATGCGCAAGATGGCGGAAGAAGGCAAGCTGACTACTCAGGTGGTACGTGATGCGCTGTTCAAGATGGAAGCGGATATTAACAGCCAGTTTGCCAGGCTTCCTTTGACCACCCGTGTCGCTTTCCAGAATATCAAAACGCAAGCGATTCTCACGCTCGGCAAGCTGGATGAACGGTTTGGCATTACCGAAGGATTCGCCAACACCTTGCAGGCTGTTGCCAACAATATGCAGACAGTCATCGCCTTGATATCAGGTGGTGTGATTGCTTTAATAACCATTTTCCTTTCCTCAAGCAAAGGCGCACTAACGCTGTCCACATCGGTTGCTGCTATCCTGATGGCATTGAAAGCGCTGCTCTCGCCGATCGGGCTGGTAGCCGCAGCATTGGGAGGATTAACCGCTTTCATTGTTGCGAACATCGACAAGACGGTCGAATTTGAGAGTCAAACCACCACCGTTGGCGCGGTGGTGTCGGCCACCTGGCGCACCATCAAGGATACGGTAGCGGATGCGTTGCGCGCCATTTCGCAGGCTGTAGGCGTATCCGGGCAGGAGCTGAACACCACCTTCCGCAGCCTTGGCAATGTCGCAGGCGGGATGTTTAACGCGTTGCTCGAGGTAATTAACGCGTTTGTCACCAGCGTGTTTACCGGTCTGCGGCTGATTGGGCGCGCAGCTGGCATTACCGCAGCGAGCCTCTATCAGCAGTTCAGGGCGGCTATCACCAACACACGCGCGCTGTTTAACGCCTTGGCTGAGGATGTGGCGGACGCTTTCAGCGGCAAGGATTTTGCCTTTGACAAAGTGGGCAACGCCCTCTCCAAAGGGTTATCCGATGCCAGCGTGGAAGCAGGCAATTTAAAAAACGCGCTCATTGAAGCTTACGAGGTTGAGGCTAAATTCGCCGAAGATGGCGGCGTACTGAGCGCGCTTAAAAAAGGCATTGCCGGACGATTTAATCAAGCCAAGGCAGCTGAAGATGAATTCAAGAAACGCAACCCGAACACGGGTGCTTCCCCCACGGCACCCGGCAAGGAAGAACTGAAAACGGCCAGGGAACTGGCGCAAGCCAGGCAAGACCTGGAAGACGCACTTTTCAAGCAAACCAGGCGTCTGGCTGATGATCAGGCACAGCGCGAGATTGAAACAGCTAAGGAGCTATTCCAATTCAAGGCGATTAGCGCTGAGGAATACTACCGGCGGCTAGATAGGCTTCAGACTGAGCTGATTAACCGTGAGGTTGCCGAGCTGGAGCGGCAGAAAGCAATCCGGCAGGCAACCATCGATGATCCACGCAGCAGTGAAGCAGACCGGCTGAAAGCGATTGCCGAAATCACCGAACTCACCACCAGCCAGGCCATTGCCGAACGTGAACTGAATGCGCAAAGATCGAAAGTAGTCAATGAAATCGCAGCACTAGAAGCAACCCGGCTCAAGAGCCAGCAGGAATTTATCGGTGAGCTTAAGCGCGAGGCGTTCTTGTCGGGCTTGTCGAAAGATCAGCGCGAGACCGCCCTGCTGATGATGGAAGCGCAGAAACGCGGCATCCAGGATATTAACGGGCTGCTGCAAATACAAGGCAAAATTCAGGCTAACAATCAGGCCAGACAGCGCGCTGAAGAAATCCTGCGCCAGCAGAACCAGATTTTTGACCATGTGCAAAGAGGGGTACAGCAAGCTTTTGCTGACGGGCTTTACCGGGTAGCCAAAGGTGAAGGCGGCATCAATGAAATCCTTGCTGCCATCGGCGATTCAGTGTTGCGCGCATTATCGAACTCACTTGCGGGCGGGTTTACCGATATATTCTTCAATCTGTTCGCGCGCGCCGAAAAAGATGGCCAATCCGCCCCAGCCGGGATATTCAGCGGATTATTCAGCAGTCTATCAGAAAGTTTGAACGGCTTGCTGGGCTCACTGAAGAATGGGCTGTCAGGCATTTTCTCATCGTTTAAAGGATTGTTCTCTGGCGGCGGGAGGGGTATCGGTGGTTTTTTCAGCAGTTTGTTCAGTGCGTTTTCTGGCAAAGGTTTTGCTGATGGCGGCTATACCGGAGAAGGTGGCAAGTATCAACCGGCCGGGGTGGTACATGCCGGTGAGTATGTGTTCTCGGCGGCATCCGTGCGCCGTCTGGGATTGACGGCACTCGATAACCTGCACCGTCTGTCCAAAGGTGCGCCAGTACCCATTGGCCCACGTCTGGGCTATGCCGAAGGCGGTCTGGCTGAACTGCCAACCCTGTCTCCTGCGGCAGCGCCCACGGTCAACCAATCGGTGCGCATCGTCAATAGTATTGACCCGCGCATCACCAAGGATTTTCTGGCATCGAGTGAGGGGGAGAAAGTGATCCTGAATATCATTTCCCGAAATACAGCCGCTTTGAAACAGGTGCTGGCATGACAGTAGAGATCGGCACAGCAGCCAACGCGTTTGATCTTTTCGAAAAACTGCGTACATTTTTAACGGTGACGTTGCCGGTCAACGAGCGCTGGCAAGAGCTGTATCACAACTCAGATTACTCCTTGATGGTCGGTGTGTTTGCTTCAAGCGGCAGCATTACTTTAGCCAACAATCCATTTAATGCAGCAGCAAGCTCATGGTCAGGGTCGACCAACGCGCAACCTTGGACTATCGGCATCCAGTTTGACCAGCCGGTGTACCTGAGCGCAGCCGACATCACCGCCTTGACTAATAACGCACAACCGGCAGTGATCAATTTCCAATACAGTGATGATGGCCTGAATTGGACGACTCAGGACAGCTTCAGCGGCATGACTGCGCTTGATTGGTCATCAGTGGCTGGTATCAAGCACTTTAATCTGACTGGCACCAGCGCGAACAAGCACAAATACTGGCGCTTGCATATTCCCGACAGCACCAGCACTGGCACGAAATCGATTACGCTCCATAAAATCGTACTGTGGCAAGATTCAAACCCGCTTAACGTTCGGCTCAGAAAGCGCTTGTCCCTGAAAGGACCTGGCGGCGGATCAGATGAAATATTCGTCAACCTGGAGACTGATTACAGTGTCTCCGGCGATTGGTACAACTGGCGGCTGTATGGTGCGACCGGATTTATTGCAGGCAATGTGCTCGATTTTAGCACCCAGCCGGGAGCGAGCCTACCAATTGGTTTATCGCTCTGGCAAGCCAGCATCCCCTACTGGTTTATAGTCAATGGGCGGCGCTTCATGGTCATTGCCAAGATCAATACTACCTATCATGCGCTCTATGCAGGCTTCATCCTACCCTATGCCACCCCGAGCCAGTATCCCTATCCATTGATGATTGGCGGCAGCAATGCCATGGGATCACTCACCGATGCCAGATTGCGCTGGTCCAGCACCAATGATGACTGCCGTAATTTCTACGACCCGGGGGGCATTAGCTCCGACATGACCAGCCTTACCAGCGTCGCCACTCTCTACCTGCGTTTTGCAGATGGTTCATGGTATCCATTTAAAAATTGGTATACATCAAGTTCGCCTGAGGCATCAGCCGGAAATGGCCGCAATGTCTGGCCTTGGGGGCCGGATAGTGCGCATAGTACGGCTTACAAGAATATCGTCACTGCGATCGATGGCAGTTATGTGCTGTTCCCGTGCATCATGCACGTGGATGGCGCTAACCCCTCACCCAACATCCTGGGCGAGATCCATGGGGTATTTGCCGTCACCGGATTTGGTAACGCAGCAGAAAACACCACCACCATCAATGGTGTGACTTATCTGATCATCCCCAACGTGTTCCGCACCGCCAAGGAACGCTGGGCGGCGATCGCTTTGGAGTAACCAGCATGGCTTATGAGACGGGAATTGCCACCTCGCTATTCGATCTGCTGGACAAAATCCGGCTGTTCGCCATCGCACAGGGCTTCACGCAGAATGAATTTACGGTGGTGGACAGCACCACCAAGCGGTTGTATATGCAAAAGAACACCGCCAATGGCGGCGGACTCACCTTTTACCTCGGCATCGAGGCTTTTGTTAGTTCAGGTGCTACTTCGACAGAATTACGCATCAGGGGAGCGACTGGCTATACCTCTGGTGCAGCGCTCAGCTCACAGCCGGGTGCACCCTCTATTAGTGCGGTCATAAACCGTGTCGGAAACGGGCCGTATGTCGCCTACCATCTGTTTTCCGATGCAGCAGGCGACTATGTGCATTGTGTTCTGGAATACTCGGCTGGTTTCTTCAGTCATCTGGTGTTTGGTCAGCTCGATAAATACGGCGTTTATGCTGGCGGCCATTATTGCGATGCCACTTATATCGGCACAAATGCCAATGACCATGACAATTACCTGAGCTCCTGGTCGCGCCCTCTGTTCGATAATTATGCTATATCTTCATCTTCCGCAGGTCATGTCAGCGCCAACCTGGAATTGAATATCTGGCGCATGTTTAAAGGATCAACAGGAGATTCCTCCACCTTTGATGCTTATGGCAATGGCCGCTCAGGTTTGACTAACCGTTTATTGGTGGGCAGCCAGCCCAATACTTTGAATCTCGCCACACCCTTTATTCCGATCTATATCTTTACCGATATCGGCGGCCCCAACTCCGGCAACCGCGCCCCATTAGGTGTAGTCAAGGATTTGCGCCTGGTGTGGATGCAATCGTTCTCAGTCGGACAAGAGGTGACGCTGGGTTCAGATACCTGGAAGGTATTTCCAATCTACCGCAGGTCTAATTTACAGAATACTAGCGACGATCTGCCTAATTCGTGGCAACTGGGTTATGCCTACAGGAAGATCGCATAATGGCAGTCATTAGCGGAATATTAGGCTCTGGATTGCTGGTGCTGGTGGAACCGGCACCGCTGTCTATTTCGCT
Proteins encoded in this region:
- a CDS encoding tape measure protein, yielding MANKELKIRISASDHASAVIGKIRDEFDRLSNSNVGKKIKGDLNGLSTSIDSFRSRFSGLLGGLSAAISIPVFTQLAESYKEINAQLKIAAESQDDFNQSQRETKAIALETGQSLESIAGLYTKLRINAGLASEESAKLTNIIAKVTQIGSKGPGVDAAIFQLQQGLASGTLRGEELNSVMEQTPMLAKSIADGLGINIAQMRKMAEEGKLTTQVVRDALFKMEADINSQFARLPLTTRVAFQNIKTQAILTLGKLDERFGITEGFANTLQAVANNMQTVIALISGGVIALITIFLSSSKGALTLSTSVAAILMALKALLSPIGLVAAALGGLTAFIVANIDKTVEFESQTTTVGAVVSATWRTIKDTVADALRAISQAVGVSGQELNTTFRSLGNVAGGMFNALLEVINAFVTSVFTGLRLIGRAAGITAASLYQQFRAAITNTRALFNALAEDVADAFSGKDFAFDKVGNALSKGLSDASVEAGNLKNALIEAYEVEAKFAEDGGVLSALKKGIAGRFNQAKAAEDEFKKRNPNTGASPTAPGKEELKTARELAQARQDLEDALFKQTRRLADDQAQREIETAKELFQFKAISAEEYYRRLDRLQTELINREVAELERQKAIRQATIDDPRSSEADRLKAIAEITELTTSQAIAERELNAQRSKVVNEIAALEATRLKSQQEFIGELKREAFLSGLSKDQRETALLMMEAQKRGIQDINGLLQIQGKIQANNQARQRAEEILRQQNQIFDHVQRGVQQAFADGLYRVAKGEGGINEILAAIGDSVLRALSNSLAGGFTDIFFNLFARAEKDGQSAPAGIFSGLFSSLSESLNGLLGSLKNGLSGIFSSFKGLFSGGGRGIGGFFSSLFSAFSGKGFADGGYTGEGGKYQPAGVVHAGEYVFSAASVRRLGLTALDNLHRLSKGAPVPIGPRLGYAEGGLAELPTLSPAAAPTVNQSVRIVNSIDPRITKDFLASSEGEKVILNIISRNTAALKQVLA
- a CDS encoding DUF6631 family protein, coding for MENTEHNNELAVLTPTGVLVTAGGEMIAITPIKVKELNAFLTAIQPVLGDLIKQEIDIMALVLKSPEAVIKATAIGCRKSVEWINELNIDELAKLALAVIEVNTDFFVQKVLPAVQTGMQNLAAKLDGQNLTSSLGKQEPVQF